The following DNA comes from Janthinobacterium sp. TB1-E2.
CTCGGGTAGATGGATCCCACCACTCCCCGAATACTTTATCTTCGTGTGGTTCTTCAACAGCAACTCGACGTCAAGCGTGGTTTCGGTACGCAACTTGGGATCTGGCAGTCGGTAACCAAACAGATCAAGGGCGGGAAGCAGATTTGTGAGCTGGCCATTAAAGCTCTTGTCTATGTTCCCTTGTACGTCCTTGACTGCAGCTTTCAGTTCAGCGACAGTTTTACGATCAGCAGCATCAGCAGAGTCCGAACCTGCCGTCGCAAAGAGAGTACTAAGGATCTTCCCTAACGAATCATTATCCTTATGTGTCGTGTCGTCCAGGCCACGGTGCGCTGTGATGAGGTCACCTTGGATCGTCGCCTTTAACTGTGCCCACTCCATGGGCTTTCGATTTGTCGGATCGTTCGGATCGACACCCGCAAGACTGCACTTGTATAGTTTTGGTAGACGCTCTCTTAAGACCTCGAAGAGCGCTACCTTTTTCGCTTCCTCGCCAGCACCGTCGACGAATTCAATTTCTCCGAGCAGCGCTTTCACCTTTCCGTCTCCAAGTTGATAGCACACATGGATTCGTGCCTCGGTACAGTCCGGATCAAGATCAACGACAAAGTCACCAAGCGGACCAAGGTTCATCTCGTCCTTCTCGTATCTCAAGGTTAGCCAAATCTCGATTTCAGGAAGTAAAGCACGAACTTCTATTTCTTCCTTGCCAGCTGAGAATAGCTCATACGCAGACCAAAAGCAGGAGTGTGCACCGAGGGAAAAGTCTTCAAGCCGAAATGCAGCCGAACTTTCGAGGAGGAGCCGACGAAAAAGTTCTGCAAGCGAGGTCTTTCCGCTGTTGTTCCTGCCGACGACCATGGTGGTCCCGTCCTCGAGGTACAAATCAGCGTTCCGAAGCAGGCGAAAATTACGGATCTCGACCTTCTTGATTTTCATGTAGCTCCTTAGAGTTATCCACCCATCTCGTGGGCAATGCCTACCACCATCAGAGGGCAGCAATTCCTGAGAGTATCAAACTACAGAAGGAGAAATGCCACAAATTGTCACAACCCTTAAAATTTACTCAGGATTTAACGGTGAATAAAAGAGAATCACTTGAAATAGTGAAAAATACTGAAGCGCAGGCAGTTTCTAAATATTACGGTGCCTGGGAGTATATATATCAAAGATGAGCGCGTAGCCATGGAGGTTGCGTTGCCAAAGCAGTCAGGTATACCACCAATGCCAATTGGATCTCTAGAGATAGTCAAGGCCCGAACACACAGTGGACGGTTCGGGCATCCCAAACCATGGAGCAGCACTGATCAACCACATCCATATGCTGGACTTAGAAGCACGTGGCGCAAAACACGTCGAGACCCCGTCTTACTAGGGACTGAGCCCCTGATCTCCCTCAACATCAACGCGCGAGCCCGAATACCGCGGCAAACCATCTGCCAGCTTTACCCATTCCACTTGCGTGTCCGTATAGATATGGCTGTGCGGCGGCAAGCGCCCTGGCTCATCGAGACTGCCAGTGGTCAGCCCGACCTCGTCCGGGTCGCGCTCATCCTCGAACGTCAGCTGCGTGCCGCAGCGGGGGCAAAAACTGCGGGTGCAGTGTTCGCTGGACGCATACGGTGTGGCCTGCCCCTGCAGCCAGCGAAAATTCGCCCTCGGCACGCTGAACCAGGCGACAAACGGCGCACCTGAGGCGCGGCGGCACATCGAGCAATGGCAGGCCGTTTCATGAAAGGCGCCCGTGCCCGCTTCGTAGCGCACGTCGCCGCATAAACATCCTCCGCTCAGCATGGCATCCTCCTGCAAATGAAAAAGGCGCCCAGTGTAGCGCCGCTGCCGCGCCACGTTTTGCGCTAGATCACGGCGACGATCAACAGCAGCACCGCCAGCGGCGCCTGCACCAGCACGATGCCCGGATGCGTGCGGCGCAGCTGGGCCCACACGGACAGGCCCGGCACTTCCTCATGCGGATGGTGGGCTTCGTCGCGCAGCGACATCGCGTGCAGGAACATGCCGGCGATCAAGGGGCCGGGATTGACCCACCAGCCCTGCTCGAGCAAGCCGCGCGACAAATAGATGGCCAGCGCGCCGATGGCAAACGGCGAGGCCCACACGAGCGCCAGCATCAAACGGATGCCATAGAATTCGGCCAGTGTCCCCATGCGGTGCAAGCGGCTGACATCGTGGTTTTCCATGCGCCGGTCGATGGCCAGCTCGGCGCGGCCGTACAGGGTCCACAGGCCGCCGAACAGGCAGCCCAGCAGCACGCCGATGACGATGTCGGCCACGAACACCGCATATTTATTGACGTCGGCCGTGCCGATACCCAGCGACGTGTGGGCGGCCGCATGCAGGTGCAAGCCGGCCTGCTCGCCTTCGGCCGTCGTATAGCGGTCGCGCACGTCATGGGTGCTGCCGATATATACGACGTTCTTGCGCGGCGCCCCGGCATCCACGCCGGCCTGGCCATCGATCAGCTTGACGCGCGTGCGCGTAGGGTTCAGGAATGCCGGCGCCACGGCGGCAGGATGAAACGGCGCGGTGACGGCATTCTGTTCGGCCGCCGCCTTGGCGTCGCCGCGGATGACGGGTTCGAACGCCCAGCGCGCCAGCTCCTTTTCGCTACCCGTGCGCCGCGCCAGCTGGCACACGCGGCCGGCCAGCGCCACCACTTCCTTTTGCTCGGACAGGGCGGCTGGCATGGGCTGCTTCTGCTCCTGCTCGTCGGCGCCATGCGCCAGCTCGAAGGCCACGGCCGCCAGCACGGGGCTTTTCAGCTCGATGCGCGTGACGGCGCCCATGCGTTCGCGGATACGCGGGCTGGCAAAGTGGATGCCGGCCGCGCAGCGCGCGCGTATCCACGGCAGGTTCTCGTTGCGGTCCGACTGTTCGGGCAGGATCAGCACAAGCTGCCGACCATCGGCGGCCAGCCGGTCGAGCAGGCTGTCCAGCGGCCGCTCGCCCGCCTTGTGCTGTTCGTACACGGCCGGCGCCAGGTCCAGGTCGATGGCCAGCACCTTGCTGCCGCGCGCGGCGGCGCTGGCGATCAATTGCTCCAGGCGAGAACGCTCCAGCGGTGCGCGCTCGTCGAAGACCTGTTCGAACGCGGGCTGGTCGATTTCGATGATGCCGGGCCGGTAGGCGGCACCCGGGTCCTTGCCCCGGTCCAGCAACTGCTCCTGCGCCGCGCTGGCGCGCAGCATGGCCGCATCGAGCCATTCGAGCACGTGAAAACCCTCGAGCGCCAGCATCAGCGCGGCGATCAGGCTGGCGCCGATCACATGGTGCAGCAGATGCGTGCCCGTCAGCTTGAAGGCCGAGCCCAGCTGAACGGCCGGCCATAGCAGGCGCCGCCAGAGTGGCGGGCGCGGTTGATCCGGCTGGCT
Coding sequences within:
- a CDS encoding GFA family protein; this translates as MLSGGCLCGDVRYEAGTGAFHETACHCSMCRRASGAPFVAWFSVPRANFRWLQGQATPYASSEHCTRSFCPRCGTQLTFEDERDPDEVGLTTGSLDEPGRLPPHSHIYTDTQVEWVKLADGLPRYSGSRVDVEGDQGLSP
- a CDS encoding CHASE2 domain-containing protein — encoded protein: MESSQPDQPRPPLWRRLLWPAVQLGSAFKLTGTHLLHHVIGASLIAALMLALEGFHVLEWLDAAMLRASAAQEQLLDRGKDPGAAYRPGIIEIDQPAFEQVFDERAPLERSRLEQLIASAAARGSKVLAIDLDLAPAVYEQHKAGERPLDSLLDRLAADGRQLVLILPEQSDRNENLPWIRARCAAGIHFASPRIRERMGAVTRIELKSPVLAAVAFELAHGADEQEQKQPMPAALSEQKEVVALAGRVCQLARRTGSEKELARWAFEPVIRGDAKAAAEQNAVTAPFHPAAVAPAFLNPTRTRVKLIDGQAGVDAGAPRKNVVYIGSTHDVRDRYTTAEGEQAGLHLHAAAHTSLGIGTADVNKYAVFVADIVIGVLLGCLFGGLWTLYGRAELAIDRRMENHDVSRLHRMGTLAEFYGIRLMLALVWASPFAIGALAIYLSRGLLEQGWWVNPGPLIAGMFLHAMSLRDEAHHPHEEVPGLSVWAQLRRTHPGIVLVQAPLAVLLLIVAVI